Proteins from one Hymenobacter gelipurpurascens genomic window:
- the tsaB gene encoding tRNA (adenosine(37)-N6)-threonylcarbamoyltransferase complex dimerization subunit type 1 TsaB — MSELLLSFETSSPVCSVALHRVNDGSLVGQSELRLEKSHSSHLSVLVSQLLENSGYSLSDLVAVALSDGPGSYTGLRIGAAAGKGLCYALDIPLLAVSTLQSLAYQVAAVTARPEQFLYCPMLDARRMEVYAALYTHDGQEVLAPAPLLLDADTLAEQLAHHQLLCFGSGAAKFQSVLANSSQAGFISGIVPSAVAVGALALEAYRRQEFRDAAYYEPFYLKEVYTTTPKAK; from the coding sequence ATGTCAGAGCTGCTTCTTTCCTTTGAAACTTCTTCGCCTGTTTGCTCCGTTGCGCTGCACCGAGTAAATGATGGCAGCCTTGTAGGCCAGTCGGAGCTGCGGCTGGAGAAGTCGCACTCCTCACATCTGAGTGTGTTGGTGAGCCAACTGCTGGAAAACAGCGGATATAGCTTGTCGGACCTGGTGGCCGTAGCGCTGTCGGATGGGCCAGGCTCCTATACTGGCCTACGCATCGGGGCAGCCGCAGGAAAAGGACTGTGTTATGCTTTGGATATTCCGCTGCTGGCCGTTAGTACACTACAAAGCCTAGCCTATCAAGTGGCTGCCGTCACGGCTCGGCCCGAGCAGTTTTTGTATTGCCCCATGCTGGATGCTCGCCGGATGGAAGTGTATGCAGCTCTCTACACCCACGATGGTCAGGAAGTGCTGGCTCCTGCGCCGCTACTTCTCGATGCCGATACGCTGGCCGAACAATTAGCCCACCATCAGTTGTTATGTTTTGGAAGCGGCGCCGCGAAGTTTCAGTCTGTGTTAGCTAATAGCTCGCAGGCCGGGTTTATATCCGGGATTGTTCCTTCGGCCGTGGCGGTAGGAGCCCTGGCGCTAGAGGCCTACCGACGCCAGGAGTTTCGGGATGCGGCCTACTACGAGCCATTTTACCTGAAAGAAGTGTATACCACAACGCCCAAAGCCAAATAG